In the Phycisphaerales bacterium genome, TCAGGGAGAATCCGTTCAGCATGGTGATCTGGCGCAATTCACCGACGTCCGTCGTTGATCAGTCGGGCTTGCTGCAATTCGCGCGAAGCAATATCGAAGGTGGCTGGTTCGGGGTTGGGAACATCGATGCCGATCCTCGTTTTGTGGACCCGGGCGCCGGTGACTATCGCCTTTCAGGGGGTTCGCCCTGCATTGATGCAGGCGACAATCGCTCAATCTACACGGAAGTCGATCTCTCCGGCCAACCGCGGCGGGTGAACGATGCCGGCATGCCGGACGCCGGTTACGGACTTGGCGCCCTCGCGGACATGGGCTGCTACGAGTTCCAGGGGACGAGCAGCGGATTCATCGCCGTGCATCCGCGGCCTGGAGTCGCTGGGCGCGAGAACCAGTTGCAGGCCGCCGGAGCAACGCCGGGCAATGTCGTGTACTTCGTGTATGGGTTTGCAGCCGGCTCGACGGGCGTGCCGGGGTGTCCGGGCGTGAACGTCGAGATCGCCAATCCGCGCATCGCGGCGCAGGCCGCGGCCGATGGCAGCGGTTACGCGTCCGCGATCATCAGTATTTCGAGCGCGGCTGCGGGGCGCGGGATCGTGCTCCAGGCGGTCGATCAGGACGCGTGTGGCGTGAGCAACGTGGTGGGGTATCGGTTCCCATGACGTGGATCGTCAACAGCTCAAGAGTGGTCTGAGGGCGGCCAGGCACAGCGGCCAGAATGGGAGTACGCATCATGTTGTTCATCAGTCGATTCGCAGTCGGTGCGCTCGCATTGGGCGCGGTTCTTCCATTCACCTCCATCGCCATCGCGCAGACGACGTACTACGTCAACGGCTCGTGCGGGGACGACTCGTGGACGGGACTCAGCCCGGTCTGCGAAGCGCCAAACGGACCCAAAGCCACCATCCAGGCGGGCATCAACGCCGCGGACCACTTCGACAGCGTCGAAGTCGCGGATGGCATTTACACCGGCCCCGGCAACAAGAACCTCGAGTTCTTCGAGAAGTAGATGAGCATTCGCTCCGCCGGCGGCCCGGCCAATTGCATCATCGACTGCGAAAACGATGGCCTCGGCTTCACGTTCTGCACGCTCCCCGACGATCGGCCGGTCACCATCGAAGGCTTCACGATCCGCGATGGGCGCGGCGTCTTTGCCGGCGGCATCTGCATCGCGGCGGCGGAGGTCACCATCGACAACTGCGTCATTGAGCAGTGTGTAGGCACCGGCGACGGTATTACCCACTTCAGCGGAGGTCTGATGATCTTCCAATCGCCCGTGCTGATCACAAACACCATCATCCGAGGAAACTTCGCAGGATCGTACCGCGGCGCGACGGGCGCGGGAATCCATGCCTATGGATACTCTGACCTGACGATTGAGGACACCAGAATTGAAGACAATGAAGCAGCTGGTCCTGCCGGGGGTGGTGCGTATATCGACCGGAATAGCCGTCTGGTCATGCGACGTTGCTCTGTCAGCGGAAACCATCTGGCCTCACCGGATTACCGCGGCGTCGGCGGCGGCATTTACGCAGGCGCGTACGTCAAAGGCTCTTCTATTACTGAAACAGACATTTCAGCAAACTGGATTTCAACGGACGATCCAGAGGACACATCGTTCGGAGGTGGCGCCTATCTCACCTACTACTGCGACATCAGCAATTGTTCCGTAACGGGGAATCGCGCAAATAATGGTGGTGGGATCTTCTTCGACAGCGACAGGGTCAAATTGCGCGACATCCTGATTGCCGACAACTACGCCTCGTTGGACGGCGGCGGATGCTACTCGGAAGGTAATGGATACGAGACTATCGAACGAGTCCGGTTGCTGCGGAATTCGGCCGGCCGCGATGGTGGAGGCGCATTCTCGTATCAAACGCAACAGTGGTCCCACGGCGAAATCGCAGGAAACACGGCGGAGCGAAATGGCGGTGGACTGTACGGCTTGGCCGTCGGAGTTAGGCAGTGCCGCATTCTTGATAATCGATCGGGTCAAGACGGGGCAGGCATCTACACAGAGTTCGGTGCCGTCGTGAGCAGTACGCTCATCGCCGGCAATCGCGCTGAAGGATCCGGCGGCGGAGTTTTCGAGAGAGACTCCGATGGTTACAGCCGCAATGTGACCGTCGTGGCGAATTCAAGCCGTACAGGGGGCGGCGGAGTGCACATTGAGGGCGCCGGCCATAGCGACCCTGCGATGTTCGGCAGCATAGTTTTCGGCAATTCGCCGACCTCGATCGCCGACGCGTCAGGTATGCTCATCGTCGAGCATTGCAACGTCGAGGGCGGCTGGCCGGGCGTTGGCAATCTCGATGTTGATCCAAGATTCATCGATCCCGCCAATGACGATTACCGCCTCGGTCCAGCCTCGCCC is a window encoding:
- a CDS encoding right-handed parallel beta-helix repeat-containing protein gives rise to the protein MSIRSAGGPANCIIDCENDGLGFTFCTLPDDRPVTIEGFTIRDGRGVFAGGICIAAAEVTIDNCVIEQCVGTGDGITHFSGGLMIFQSPVLITNTIIRGNFAGSYRGATGAGIHAYGYSDLTIEDTRIEDNEAAGPAGGGAYIDRNSRLVMRRCSVSGNHLASPDYRGVGGGIYAGAYVKGSSITETDISANWISTDDPEDTSFGGGAYLTYYCDISNCSVTGNRANNGGGIFFDSDRVKLRDILIADNYASLDGGGCYSEGNGYETIERVRLLRNSAGRDGGGAFSYQTQQWSHGEIAGNTAERNGGGLYGLAVGVRQCRILDNRSGQDGAGIYTEFGAVVSSTLIAGNRAEGSGGGVFERDSDGYSRNVTVVANSSRTGGGGVHIEGAGHSDPAMFGSIVFGNSPTSIADASGMLIVEHCNVEGGWPGVGNLDVDPRFIDPANDDYRLGPASPCIDSGDNRQVDEGKDLAGLPRRMDDRGMPDAGIGLNAIVDMGCYEFQGTSTGFIAVHPRPGVAGRDNQLQAAGATPGNVVYFVYGFATGSTGVPGCPGLTIDIANPRIAAQSTADANGYASKIINIPSAASGRAIILQAVDRDACAVSNAIGYRFP